The Knoellia sp. S7-12 region TGAAGCCTGAGAAGGACGGACTCTTCTGCGAGAAGATCTTCGGTCCGACCCGGGACTGGGAGTGCGCATGTGGCAAGTACAAGCGCGTCCGCTTCAAGGGCATCATCTGTGAGCGCTGCGGCGTCGAGGTGACCCGCGCGGCCGTGCGTCGTGAGCGGATGGGCCACATCGAGCTCGCCGCCCCCGTCACCCACATCTGGTACTTCAAGGGCGTCCCGTCACGCCTGGGCTACCTGCTCGACCTCGCGCCGAAGGACCTCGAGAAGGTCATCTACTTCGCTGCCTACATGATCACCAGCGTCGACGTGGACCAGCGCCACACCGACCTGCCCTCTCTTGAGGGTCAGATCGAGGTCGAGAAGAAGGAGATGGAGAACCGTCGCGACGCCGACGTCGACACCCGGGCCAAGCGGCTCGAGGGCGACATTGCCGCACTCGAGGCCGAGGGCGCCAAGTCCGACGCCAAGCGCAAGGTCCGCGACTCTGCGGAGCGTGAGATGAACCAGATCCGCAAGCGTGCGGACGCTCAGGTCGAGCGTCTCGCGCAGGTGTGGGACCGGTTCAAGAACCTCAAGGTCCAAGACCTCGAGGGCGACGAGATCCTCTACCGCGAGATGCGTGACCGCTTCGGTCTGTACTTCGAGGGTGGCATGGGTGCTGCGGCGATCCAGAAGCGTCTGGAGTCCTTCGACCTCGAGGCCGAGGCCGAGCTCCTGCGCGAGATCATCGCCACGGGCAAGGGTCAGAAGAAGACCCGTTCGCTCAAGCGCCTCAAGGTCGTTTCCGCCTTCATGACGACGACCAACAAGCCGGCCGGCATGGTCCTCGACGCCGTCCCGGTCATCCCGCCGGACCTGCGCCCGATGGTGCAGCTCGACGGTGGCCGCTTTGCGACGTCGGACCTCAACGACCTCTACCGTCGCGTCATCAACCGCAACAACCGCCTCAAGCGACTGCTTGACCTCGGCGCCCCCGAGATCATCGTCAACAACGAGAAGCGGATGCTGCAGGAGGCCGTCGACAGCCTCTTCGACAACGGTCGTCGTGGTCGCCCGGTCACGGGTCCCGGCAACCGTCCGCTCAAGTCGCTGTCCGACATGCTCAAGGGCAAGCAGGGGCGGTTCCGTCAGAACCTCCTCGGCAAGCGCGTCGACTACTCCGGCCGTTCGGTCATCGTCGTCGGCCCGCAGCTCAAGCTGCACCAGTGTGGTCTGCCCAAGCAGATGGCTCTCGAGCTGTTCAAGCCGTTCGTGATGAAGCGCCTGGTCGATCTCGACCACGCGCAGAACATCAAGTCGGCAAAGCGCATGGTCGAGCGTCACCGTTCCGTCGTGTGGGATGTCCTCGAAGAGGTCATCACCGAGCACCCGGTCCTGCTCAACCGCGCACCCACGCTGCACCGCCTCGGCATCCAGGCCTTCGAGCCTCAGCTCGTCGAGGGCAAGGCCATCCAGATCCACCCGCTCGTCTGCACCGCCTTCAACGCGGACTTCGACGGTGACCAGATGGCTGTGCACGTCCCGCTCTCCGCTGAGTCGCAGGCCGAGGCCCGCATCCTCATGCTGTCGAGCAACAACATCCTCAAGCCGGCTGACGGTCGCCCCGTGACCATGCCGACCCAGGACATGATCATCGGCCTCTTCCACCTGACGTCCCCGATCGAGGGCAGCCAGGGTGAGGGTCGCGTCTTCTCAACGGTGCACGAAGCCCGCATGGCCTTCGACGCTCGCGAGATCCTGCTGGGCACGCCGGTGAAGATCCGCCTCCACAACGTCGTCCCGACGCCTGGTGCGGTTCTTCCCGAGGGTGTCGAGGTCGACGACGAGGGTTACCTCGCCGAGTGGCTTGCGGACACGTCACTGGGCAACGCGCTCTTCAACGAGACGCTCCCGGTGGACTACCCGTACGTCAACGACCAGGTCGACAAGAAGCGTCTCTCGACGATCGTCAACGACCTCGCCGAGCGCTACACCAAGGTGCAGGTCGCGGCCTCGCTGGACGCGCTCAAGGAGTACGGCTTCCACTGGGCCACGCGGTCCGGCATCACGGTCGCCATCTCCGACGTCGTCACGCCTCCGCGCAAGCTCGAGATCCTCGAGGGCTACGAGGTCAAGGCCACCAAGGTCCAGGTTCAGTACGAACGCGGTCTCATCACTGACGACGAGCGTCGTCAGGAGCTCATCGAGATCTGGACGCAGGCCACCAACGAGGTCGCCAAGGAGATGGAGGCCAACATTCCGGCCACCAACACCATCTACCGCATGGTGAGCTCGGGTGCTCGAGGCAACTGGATGCAGCTGCGCCAGATCGCTGGTATGCGTGGACTCGTGTCCAACCCGAAGGGCGAGATCATCCCGCGTCCGATCCGCGCGAACTTCCGCGAGGGTCTGTCCGTGCTCGAGTTCTTCATCTCCACGCACGGTTCGCGTAAGGGCCTGGCTGACACCGCGCTCC contains the following coding sequences:
- a CDS encoding DNA-directed RNA polymerase subunit beta'; translated protein: MLDVNFFDELRIGLATAESIREWSHGEVKKPETINYRTLKPEKDGLFCEKIFGPTRDWECACGKYKRVRFKGIICERCGVEVTRAAVRRERMGHIELAAPVTHIWYFKGVPSRLGYLLDLAPKDLEKVIYFAAYMITSVDVDQRHTDLPSLEGQIEVEKKEMENRRDADVDTRAKRLEGDIAALEAEGAKSDAKRKVRDSAEREMNQIRKRADAQVERLAQVWDRFKNLKVQDLEGDEILYREMRDRFGLYFEGGMGAAAIQKRLESFDLEAEAELLREIIATGKGQKKTRSLKRLKVVSAFMTTTNKPAGMVLDAVPVIPPDLRPMVQLDGGRFATSDLNDLYRRVINRNNRLKRLLDLGAPEIIVNNEKRMLQEAVDSLFDNGRRGRPVTGPGNRPLKSLSDMLKGKQGRFRQNLLGKRVDYSGRSVIVVGPQLKLHQCGLPKQMALELFKPFVMKRLVDLDHAQNIKSAKRMVERHRSVVWDVLEEVITEHPVLLNRAPTLHRLGIQAFEPQLVEGKAIQIHPLVCTAFNADFDGDQMAVHVPLSAESQAEARILMLSSNNILKPADGRPVTMPTQDMIIGLFHLTSPIEGSQGEGRVFSTVHEARMAFDAREILLGTPVKIRLHNVVPTPGAVLPEGVEVDDEGYLAEWLADTSLGNALFNETLPVDYPYVNDQVDKKRLSTIVNDLAERYTKVQVAASLDALKEYGFHWATRSGITVAISDVVTPPRKLEILEGYEVKATKVQVQYERGLITDDERRQELIEIWTQATNEVAKEMEANIPATNTIYRMVSSGARGNWMQLRQIAGMRGLVSNPKGEIIPRPIRANFREGLSVLEFFISTHGSRKGLADTALRTADSGYLTRRLVDVSQDVIIREDDCGTDRGLAMPIAATDERSGNRVVHDDVETSVYARTLAEDVVKDGETLAEAGIDLGDLVIGALFAAGVDSVKVRSVLTCDSKVGTCALCYGRSLATGKLVDIGEAVGIIAAQSIGEPGTQLTMRTFHTGGVAGDDITQGLPRVVELFEARTPKGVSPIAEASGRVTIEETDKARRILLTPDDGSEEHAYPVSKRARLLITDGQDVEVGTQFTVGSIDPKQVLRILGPRKVQMHLVDEVQHVYRQQGVSIHDKHIEVIVRQMLRRITIIEAGDADLLPGMLAERGRFEDENRRVVSEGGTPASGRPELMGITKASLATESWLSAASFQETTRVLTEAAMEGKSDTLLGLKENVILGKLIPAGTGLSRYRNIKVEPTEEAKAAMYSMPNYDEFAYPAFGPGSGEAVRLDDSELGLDRL